The Sodalis praecaptivus genome includes a region encoding these proteins:
- a CDS encoding 3-hydroxyacyl-CoA dehydrogenase family protein, with translation MSTSSEQVAIIGAGTMGTRIAAVFAAHGYATRLYSRGEASLAKARELIHSLAPGAEIHYTTSLAACVQGADIISENIAEQTSVKQALLRELEAQVSAQCLLTTNTSSVPIGELASVLRYPGRLIGMHWFNPADVMPMIEIVRGPQTDDSTFARTAALCRRLEKATVSVKQDLPGFIVNRLQYALLREALYLVTQGVASIEDVDRAVQTTLAPRWSAMGPLKLMDCAGLDTVKNVAAVLLPALCHDLTLPDWLLDKVEQGQLGIKSGSGFYSWDAEEIPRALRERDLIVRLLTERTAE, from the coding sequence ATGTCAACATCTTCAGAACAGGTGGCGATAATCGGTGCCGGCACCATGGGCACCCGTATCGCGGCGGTTTTCGCCGCGCACGGCTATGCCACCCGGCTGTATTCCCGCGGCGAGGCGTCGCTCGCCAAAGCGCGAGAGCTCATCCACTCGCTGGCGCCCGGGGCCGAGATCCATTATACCACGTCGCTGGCGGCGTGCGTGCAGGGAGCGGATATCATCTCGGAAAACATCGCCGAGCAGACCAGTGTCAAACAGGCGCTGCTTCGTGAACTGGAAGCGCAGGTGAGCGCGCAATGTCTGCTGACCACCAACACCTCAAGCGTGCCGATCGGCGAACTGGCCAGCGTCTTGCGCTATCCCGGGCGATTGATTGGCATGCATTGGTTTAATCCGGCAGACGTGATGCCCATGATTGAGATAGTCCGCGGGCCGCAAACCGACGATTCGACCTTTGCGCGCACCGCGGCATTATGTCGCCGGCTGGAAAAAGCGACCGTCAGCGTCAAGCAAGATTTGCCGGGATTCATCGTCAATCGCCTGCAGTATGCGCTGTTGCGTGAGGCATTGTATTTAGTGACGCAGGGGGTGGCGTCTATCGAGGATGTGGATCGCGCGGTGCAAACCACCCTCGCGCCGCGCTGGTCGGCCATGGGGCCGCTAAAGTTGATGGATTGCGCGGGGCTGGATACGGTCAAAAATGTGGCGGCAGTCCTGCTGCCGGCGTTGTGTCACGACCTAACGCTGCCGGATTGGCTGCTTGATAAAGTCGAACAAGGCCAGCTGGGAATTAAAAGCGGTAGCGGCTTTTATTCCTGGGACGCCGAGGAGATCCCGCGCGCGCTGCGTGAGCGGGACCTGATTGTGCGCCTGCTAACGGAGAGGACCGCGGAATGA
- a CDS encoding ABC transporter ATP-binding protein, whose product MAEPITLSISDIYKSFNGHAVLQGISLDARRGDVIAILGASGSGKSTFLRCINLLETPDAGTVAVGGEVFQMKRRGDGNRVAISRRQVDRLRSKLGMVFQGFNLWSHKTALENVMEAPLYVQKKPRAACREQAENMLHRVGLYPRRHHYPAQLSGGQQQRVAIARALAMEPEVMLFDEPTSALDPELVGEVLKVMRSLAEEGRTMLVVTHEMGFARHVSTRVVYMHQGIIDCQGAPEKLFASQGSSRFQQFISHH is encoded by the coding sequence ATGGCTGAACCGATAACGCTCTCAATAAGTGATATCTACAAATCCTTCAATGGGCATGCCGTATTGCAAGGTATCTCTCTGGACGCCCGTCGGGGGGATGTTATCGCCATTCTTGGCGCCAGCGGTTCAGGAAAAAGTACCTTTCTGCGCTGCATCAATCTACTCGAAACGCCGGATGCCGGCACCGTGGCGGTGGGAGGCGAAGTCTTCCAGATGAAACGACGCGGCGATGGCAACCGGGTCGCCATCAGCCGGCGGCAGGTTGACCGCTTACGCAGTAAATTGGGCATGGTCTTCCAGGGATTTAACCTGTGGTCTCATAAAACCGCCCTGGAAAATGTAATGGAAGCGCCGCTCTATGTACAAAAAAAACCGCGAGCGGCCTGTAGAGAGCAGGCGGAAAACATGCTGCACCGGGTCGGTTTATACCCTCGCCGCCACCATTATCCCGCGCAATTATCGGGTGGCCAGCAGCAGCGGGTCGCCATCGCCCGGGCCCTTGCCATGGAGCCTGAGGTGATGTTGTTCGATGAACCCACCTCCGCCCTGGATCCGGAGCTGGTCGGCGAGGTCCTGAAGGTGATGAGAAGCCTGGCGGAAGAAGGCCGCACCATGCTGGTGGTGACCCACGAGATGGGCTTTGCGCGCCATGTCTCCACCCGCGTGGTGTACATGCATCAGGGGATAATTGACTGTCAGGGCGCGCCGGAAAAGCTGTTTGCATCGCAAGGATCGTCACGTTTCCAACAGTTTATTTCCCATCATTAG
- a CDS encoding CaiB/BaiF CoA transferase family protein produces MALGRPLTGVKVLDLSRVLAGPYCASLLADLGAEVIKVEMPQGGDDSRAFTPHLGGESTYFMLLNHGKKSVALNLKDVDGHALFLRLVAQADVVVENFRPGVTARLGIDYAALSAVNPRLVYASISGFGQQGPLAHKAAYDHVIQAMAGIMQVTGWEDGAPTRVGDAIGDVVAGLYGAWGILAALLQRGVSGRGQHIDVAMLDTMMALQMVSLTQWMGGKPSAGRIGNAHPISAPMDSYRAQDGHVVIAVANDRLFLRLAQALDREALTRDPRFITDPQRLAHQAPLREVIEDWLSDKTVAEAVALLDAAGVPAAPVWTLDQALASPHAAARQLLKPVKHPTAGEIAMFTQPVKMSGMTPPEDMVPPALGQHTRQILSQALHLDAQTLDELQQRGVIG; encoded by the coding sequence ATGGCGTTGGGAAGACCCCTTACGGGCGTGAAGGTGCTGGATTTATCGCGGGTGCTGGCGGGGCCGTATTGCGCTTCGCTGTTGGCCGATTTGGGGGCGGAGGTCATCAAGGTGGAAATGCCGCAGGGCGGGGACGACTCCCGCGCCTTTACGCCGCACCTCGGTGGCGAAAGTACCTATTTTATGCTGCTTAATCACGGCAAAAAAAGCGTGGCGCTCAATCTCAAGGACGTCGACGGACATGCCCTTTTCTTGCGCCTGGTAGCGCAGGCTGACGTGGTGGTGGAGAATTTCCGTCCCGGCGTCACCGCGCGCTTAGGAATCGATTATGCCGCGTTGAGCGCCGTCAACCCGCGTCTGGTGTACGCCAGTATTTCCGGCTTCGGCCAACAAGGGCCGCTGGCCCATAAAGCCGCCTATGATCATGTTATCCAGGCGATGGCGGGCATTATGCAAGTGACCGGCTGGGAAGATGGCGCGCCCACCCGCGTCGGCGACGCCATCGGTGATGTGGTGGCCGGACTGTACGGCGCCTGGGGCATATTGGCGGCGCTGTTGCAGCGCGGCGTGAGCGGCCGCGGGCAGCACATTGACGTCGCGATGCTCGATACCATGATGGCGCTGCAAATGGTCTCGCTTACCCAATGGATGGGCGGCAAGCCCTCGGCGGGCCGTATTGGCAACGCGCATCCCATCAGCGCGCCGATGGACAGCTACCGTGCGCAAGACGGCCATGTCGTGATTGCCGTCGCCAACGATCGGCTATTTCTGCGTTTGGCGCAAGCGCTGGACCGCGAGGCGTTGACCCGCGACCCGCGTTTTATCACCGACCCACAGCGGCTGGCCCATCAAGCGCCTTTGCGGGAGGTCATCGAAGACTGGCTAAGCGACAAGACCGTCGCCGAAGCGGTCGCATTGCTGGATGCCGCCGGCGTACCCGCCGCCCCGGTGTGGACGCTGGATCAGGCGCTGGCTAGCCCCCACGCCGCGGCGCGCCAATTATTGAAACCGGTCAAGCACCCCACGGCCGGTGAGATCGCCATGTTCACCCAACCCGTGAAGATGAGCGGCATGACGCCGCCGGAGGACATGGTGCCGCCGGCGCTAGGGCAGCACACGCGGCAGATTTTAAGCCAGGCGCTGCATCTTGATGCGCAAACGCTGGACGAGTTGCAGCAACGCGGCGTGATTGGTTAA
- a CDS encoding hydantoinase B/oxoprolinase family protein yields MSEDYALRSEQTDPERACDPITVAVIASALSTIAEEMGKSIIRSAYSTNIKERQDCSTAVFDPQGRTVALAEHIPIHLGSLMGIAKYVLEHSDVSDLRAGDAYIGNDAYTGGGTHLNDFVLMEPVFFGGALVAWVANLAHHSDFVDRGHKHIFQEGLRIPPVRLYRAGVLQADIQALILLNCQVPKERIHDLSAQMAANRLGVQRVQGLCAKYGVPLLAQAANEFLLATERRTRAGIAGIPDGVYTFSHPFDSNLIDNIIDLKVAVTVRGEEIFFDFPDAPAQMPAPINMVYTALLATVYFAVKAMIDPAIVVNEGFYRAIHVNAAEGSVLNARAPGAVYSRTDIATRLVDMIFAALAPVIPERVAAGSTGGTLLTTSGIHPRTGRFYVYNEMQGGGMGARVGKDGLDGVQVNITNTANLPVEALETEHPIQIESYALVQDSGGAGKFRGGMTLCRRVRILDHEATLSAGGTSSEIAPFGLEQGLAGSVARVALPPGAQPLHHRSGVLQAGEWIEMIAAGGGGFGDPQQRDRQRVCRDLLEERISRQAAIEIYGLTDAELKEAGFG; encoded by the coding sequence ATGTCTGAGGACTACGCTTTGAGATCGGAGCAGACAGACCCCGAGCGGGCCTGCGATCCCATTACCGTCGCGGTCATCGCCAGCGCGCTGTCAACGATTGCCGAAGAGATGGGTAAATCCATCATCCGCTCCGCCTACTCCACCAATATTAAAGAACGGCAGGATTGCTCCACGGCGGTGTTTGACCCGCAGGGACGGACCGTGGCGCTGGCCGAGCACATCCCCATACATCTGGGCTCGCTAATGGGGATTGCCAAATACGTGCTTGAGCATAGTGATGTGTCCGATTTGCGCGCGGGCGACGCCTATATCGGCAATGATGCCTATACGGGCGGCGGCACTCATTTGAATGATTTTGTTCTGATGGAGCCCGTGTTCTTTGGCGGCGCGCTGGTCGCCTGGGTGGCCAACCTGGCTCATCATTCCGATTTCGTCGATCGCGGTCATAAGCATATCTTTCAGGAGGGGCTGCGCATTCCGCCGGTGCGGCTCTACCGCGCCGGCGTGCTGCAGGCCGATATTCAAGCGCTGATTTTGCTTAACTGCCAGGTACCGAAAGAGCGTATTCACGATCTTAGCGCGCAGATGGCCGCCAACCGCCTGGGTGTACAGCGGGTACAGGGGCTGTGTGCCAAATATGGTGTACCGCTGTTGGCGCAGGCGGCCAATGAATTCCTGCTGGCGACCGAACGCCGCACCCGTGCCGGCATCGCCGGCATTCCCGACGGTGTTTACACCTTTAGCCACCCGTTTGATTCCAACCTTATCGACAACATTATTGATTTGAAGGTGGCGGTGACGGTGCGAGGGGAGGAGATTTTTTTCGATTTCCCCGACGCGCCCGCCCAGATGCCTGCGCCGATCAATATGGTGTATACCGCCCTGTTGGCCACCGTTTATTTCGCGGTGAAAGCGATGATCGATCCGGCGATCGTCGTCAACGAGGGATTTTACCGCGCCATTCATGTCAACGCCGCCGAAGGCAGTGTGTTGAATGCACGGGCGCCAGGCGCGGTGTACAGCCGGACCGATATCGCCACGCGCCTGGTGGATATGATTTTTGCCGCGCTGGCGCCGGTCATTCCCGAGCGTGTGGCGGCCGGCTCGACGGGCGGGACGCTGCTCACCACCAGCGGTATTCATCCGCGCACCGGGCGTTTTTATGTCTATAACGAAATGCAGGGTGGCGGCATGGGCGCCCGCGTCGGTAAAGACGGATTGGATGGCGTACAGGTTAATATTACCAACACGGCAAACCTGCCGGTGGAGGCCTTGGAAACCGAGCACCCCATCCAAATCGAAAGTTATGCTCTGGTACAGGATTCAGGCGGCGCCGGTAAATTCCGCGGCGGAATGACCCTGTGTCGTCGGGTACGCATTCTCGATCATGAGGCCACCCTTTCCGCCGGCGGCACCAGCAGTGAGATAGCGCCCTTCGGCCTGGAGCAGGGGCTTGCCGGATCCGTGGCGCGCGTCGCCCTGCCGCCCGGGGCTCAACCCCTCCACCACCGCAGCGGCGTGCTGCAGGCCGGCGAATGGATAGAAATGATCGCGGCGGGCGGCGGCGGTTTTGGCGATCCGCAGCAACGCGACAGGCAACGTGTCTGCCGCGACCTTTTGGAAGAACGCATTTCACGCCAGGCCGCCATCGAGATTTATGGTCTCACCGACGCCGAATTGAAGGAAGCCGGCTTCGGCTGA
- a CDS encoding enoyl-CoA hydratase-related protein, translating into MSQEIQSRREGAVLHITLNRPEKYNALSVALLDALIAALDEAERDPDIRATVISGTARAFSAGADLGALAEVSAVALYVSGFSEKWDRLAAMEKPLVAALSGYALGGGLELALLCDIAIADDTVALGLPETHIGIVPGAGGTQRLVKAVGKSLAMEMLLTGRRLSAQEALAAGLVSQITSRDQLLPVCLGVAEKIARAAPLAALMVKQAVLASFDMPLSAGIRYERSLSALIASSEDRRIGMQALAAKSKPVFKGC; encoded by the coding sequence ATGAGCCAGGAAATCCAGAGTCGTCGCGAGGGGGCGGTGCTGCATATCACCCTCAATCGACCCGAGAAGTACAATGCGCTCAGCGTCGCACTGCTGGACGCGCTGATTGCGGCCCTGGACGAGGCGGAACGGGATCCCGACATCCGCGCGACGGTGATTTCCGGGACGGCGCGCGCTTTCTCCGCCGGCGCGGATTTGGGCGCATTGGCGGAAGTGTCCGCCGTGGCGCTGTATGTGAGCGGCTTTAGCGAGAAATGGGATCGTCTCGCCGCGATGGAAAAACCGCTGGTCGCGGCGCTGTCCGGCTATGCGCTGGGCGGCGGCCTGGAGCTCGCGCTATTGTGCGATATCGCTATCGCTGACGATACCGTCGCGCTTGGGCTGCCGGAGACGCATATCGGTATCGTGCCGGGCGCCGGCGGCACCCAGCGGCTGGTCAAGGCGGTAGGCAAGTCGCTGGCGATGGAAATGTTGTTGACCGGCCGCCGGCTGAGCGCTCAGGAGGCGCTGGCGGCAGGGCTGGTCAGCCAGATCACCTCCCGGGATCAACTGCTACCCGTCTGCCTTGGGGTGGCGGAGAAAATCGCCCGCGCTGCGCCGCTAGCGGCGCTGATGGTGAAACAGGCGGTGCTGGCGAGCTTCGATATGCCGCTGAGCGCGGGTATCCGCTACGAGCGCAGTTTATCTGCGCTTATCGCCTCAAGCGAAGACAGGCGCATCGGCATGCAGGCGCTGGCGGCGAAAAGCAAGCCGGTATTCAAAGGGTGCTAA
- a CDS encoding HAL/PAL/TAL family ammonia-lyase produces MTASHGVTLGKGDTTLAEIVAIADGAPLALAADALAAMDHVQGLIQQAIAQGRVIYGLTTGVGDLVTSRLDAADVAAVQLNMLKSHACGVGAPLAPREVRAMMAVMIKSLLQGYSGVSPALVTVMAQMLNRGVIPWSPAKGSVGYLIATAHIGLAVFGYGQCWYQGQLLPSDEALAQAGIACRQPGPREGHALVSGTYEITALGCLALVDFAALVPLADAAGAMSLEALKGNTRGYDARLQALRTHAGQRATADLLRRLLTDSEILDRYRDYRVQDALSLRCIPQIHGAVRDQLAFCQHVVHTELNAVTDNPVFLVEEGELVVLPGGNGHGAPIALSLDALAIAIAALSTASQARSDRLTNGHLSGLPAFLLEGAGGHSGLMIPPYAAAALAGENRSLAAPASVHTVTTCAGQEDHISQGVNAARKALDAVANAVDIVAIELLCAAQALDFHRPLRPSRGARAMLAAIRSQVPFLTQDRELWRDLAALRQLMTGGVLLQSLQPLLEERE; encoded by the coding sequence ATGACGGCTTCACACGGCGTGACGCTGGGCAAGGGCGACACCACTTTGGCCGAGATTGTGGCTATTGCGGACGGCGCCCCGCTTGCGCTCGCGGCAGACGCGCTGGCGGCGATGGACCATGTTCAAGGCTTGATCCAGCAGGCTATTGCGCAGGGCCGCGTCATTTATGGTTTGACCACGGGCGTGGGGGATTTGGTGACGTCGCGTCTGGACGCCGCTGACGTGGCCGCCGTGCAGTTAAACATGTTGAAAAGTCACGCCTGCGGCGTCGGCGCGCCGCTTGCGCCACGGGAAGTGCGCGCGATGATGGCGGTGATGATCAAATCCCTGCTACAGGGCTACAGCGGCGTTAGCCCGGCGCTGGTCACCGTGATGGCGCAAATGCTGAACCGGGGGGTGATCCCTTGGTCGCCGGCAAAAGGCTCGGTGGGCTATCTTATCGCCACCGCCCATATCGGCCTCGCGGTGTTCGGTTACGGCCAGTGTTGGTACCAGGGGCAACTGCTGCCGTCAGACGAGGCGCTGGCTCAGGCCGGCATCGCATGTCGTCAACCCGGACCGCGTGAAGGCCACGCGCTGGTCAGCGGAACCTACGAGATTACGGCACTGGGTTGCCTGGCCCTGGTGGACTTCGCCGCGTTGGTGCCGCTGGCAGATGCCGCGGGCGCCATGAGCCTGGAGGCGCTAAAAGGCAACACCCGCGGCTATGATGCGCGTTTGCAGGCCCTGCGCACGCATGCCGGGCAGCGAGCCACCGCCGACCTATTGCGCCGCCTGCTGACCGACAGCGAAATACTTGATCGCTATCGCGACTATCGCGTGCAGGACGCGCTTAGCTTGCGCTGTATCCCACAAATCCATGGCGCGGTGCGCGATCAGCTCGCTTTCTGTCAGCACGTGGTGCACACCGAGCTCAATGCGGTGACCGATAATCCGGTGTTTTTGGTCGAGGAGGGGGAATTGGTCGTGCTGCCCGGCGGTAACGGGCACGGGGCGCCAATAGCCTTAAGCCTTGACGCGCTGGCGATTGCCATCGCCGCGTTGAGTACCGCCTCGCAAGCCCGTTCCGACCGTTTGACCAACGGCCATCTCAGCGGGCTGCCGGCCTTTTTGCTGGAGGGTGCAGGCGGGCACTCCGGCCTGATGATCCCCCCCTACGCGGCGGCGGCGCTGGCGGGGGAAAACCGCAGTCTGGCCGCCCCCGCCAGCGTGCACACCGTGACGACCTGCGCCGGTCAGGAAGATCACATCAGCCAGGGCGTGAATGCCGCGCGCAAAGCGCTGGACGCGGTGGCAAATGCGGTAGATATCGTCGCGATCGAACTGTTATGCGCGGCGCAGGCGCTGGACTTCCATCGGCCGCTGCGCCCTTCTCGCGGCGCGCGCGCGATGCTGGCGGCGATACGGTCACAGGTGCCTTTTTTGACGCAGGATCGCGAGCTGTGGCGCGACCTGGCCGCCCTGCGTCAGTTGATGACCGGCGGCGTCTTGTTGCAGTCGCTGCAACCTCTGCTTGAGGAGAGGGAATAA
- a CDS encoding DJ-1/PfpI family protein, whose product MDVAILLFDQYETLDAMGPAEIFGSLPNTAIHCLSLDGGPVQSAQGVVVMTHPVSHWTEPMDIALLPGGKSTLSLQHNPVFLHHLTRLANAAEWMLTVCTGSVLLAQTGLLDGRQATSNKSAWQAVIDSSDKVNWQHKARWCVDGKYYTSSGVSAGMDMSLGFIADRLRRPRAYQLANGMEYRWHEDAADDPFAVPQDQ is encoded by the coding sequence ATGGATGTAGCAATTTTGCTGTTCGACCAATATGAAACCCTGGATGCGATGGGGCCTGCTGAAATTTTCGGTAGTTTACCCAATACCGCGATTCACTGCCTGTCGTTAGACGGCGGGCCGGTGCAAAGCGCGCAGGGCGTTGTTGTCATGACCCATCCCGTGTCGCACTGGACGGAGCCGATGGATATTGCCCTGCTGCCGGGTGGCAAATCCACGTTATCGTTGCAACACAATCCCGTTTTTCTGCATCACTTAACGCGGCTTGCTAACGCGGCTGAGTGGATGCTGACGGTGTGCACGGGTTCGGTATTGCTGGCGCAAACCGGCCTGCTTGATGGTCGACAGGCCACCTCCAATAAAAGCGCCTGGCAGGCGGTGATTGACTCGTCAGATAAGGTGAACTGGCAGCATAAAGCCAGATGGTGTGTCGACGGCAAATACTACACCTCATCGGGTGTCTCTGCCGGCATGGATATGTCGCTGGGGTTTATTGCCGACAGATTGCGTCGCCCGCGGGCGTATCAACTCGCGAACGGCATGGAATACCGCTGGCACGAAGACGCCGCGGACGATCCTTTCGCTGTCCCGCAGGATCAATAA
- a CDS encoding ABC transporter substrate-binding protein: protein MTLAKLLIASLVAATLSQAPQALAAQTDTLIVGSADFPESQLLATLYAQALADKNIKVEKKLNIGSREVYLPALLDGSINLIPEYSGATLSYLDEKSEAHSTEDVAAALEKALPAKIKMLAISPAQDSDVLAVTAKTAEKYHLQTIADLQPVAGQLVLGGPAEWKTRREGVRGLKEVYGLTFKSFKVLDVAGPLTLSALVNNQIQAADMTSTDPAINASHLVALEDPKHLFPAQNIVPLIAADKVSPEVETTLNAISKALTTEDLIEMNGKLADFASIDQVAHDWLVQHKLIK from the coding sequence ATGACATTAGCCAAATTGCTTATCGCTTCATTAGTTGCCGCTACGTTAAGCCAGGCGCCGCAGGCGCTGGCGGCGCAGACCGACACTCTCATCGTCGGTTCCGCGGATTTCCCGGAAAGTCAATTGCTGGCGACGCTGTATGCCCAGGCGCTGGCCGATAAAAACATCAAGGTGGAGAAAAAACTCAATATTGGCAGCCGCGAGGTGTATTTGCCGGCCCTGTTGGATGGCTCTATTAATCTGATCCCGGAGTACAGCGGCGCCACCCTGAGCTATTTGGATGAGAAAAGTGAAGCGCACAGCACCGAGGACGTGGCGGCAGCGCTGGAAAAGGCCTTACCGGCCAAAATCAAAATGCTGGCAATCTCACCGGCGCAGGACAGCGACGTCCTGGCGGTAACGGCGAAAACCGCTGAAAAATACCATTTGCAAACCATTGCCGATCTGCAACCGGTGGCGGGGCAACTGGTACTGGGCGGTCCGGCGGAATGGAAAACCCGCCGTGAAGGCGTGCGCGGCTTGAAAGAGGTCTATGGCCTGACGTTCAAGTCGTTCAAGGTTCTCGATGTTGCGGGGCCGTTGACGCTGTCGGCGTTGGTGAACAACCAAATCCAGGCGGCGGACATGACCTCTACCGACCCCGCTATCAACGCCAGCCATTTGGTGGCGCTGGAAGATCCCAAGCATTTATTCCCGGCACAGAATATTGTGCCGCTTATTGCCGCCGACAAGGTAAGCCCGGAGGTGGAAACCACCCTCAACGCGATCTCCAAGGCGCTGACCACCGAAGATTTAATCGAGATGAACGGCAAGCTGGCTGATTTCGCCAGTATTGACCAGGTTGCGCACGACTGGCTGGTCCAGCACAAGCTGATTAAGTAA